Below is a window of Streptomyces sp. NBC_01429 DNA.
GGGGTGACAGGGGGTTTCCGGAAATCACCTGTCCCGCTTTTCCTCAGCCGGTCAACGGAAGCTGTTCCACCAGCAGTTTCCCCGCCATGGTGACGCCGCCGTCCATGGCGATGGCAAGTCCTTCGGCATATACGTGTGGCCCTTCCACTACGGGACCCGAGTCCTCTTCGCCGTCCGCGTCGTCTTCGGTGCCGACTTCGCCGAGCAGATAGGGAATGGGGCTGTGGCCGTGGACGACTCGCTGTCCGCCGTACTGGGAGAGCAGTTCGCGCACGGCCTCCGGGCCGCCCTCGTCACGGAACGCGAAGCGTTTGGTGAGCTTGCGGAACAAATCCCAGCATTCATCGGCGTCATTGCGGGTCAGGATCTGGTGCACGGTGTCGTTGACGTCGTCGATCGTCGAGCCGTAGTCCAGATAGGCCGTCGTGTCGGAGTGCATCAGCAGATGCCCGTCCTCTTCGACGATCGCGTCGAGCCGTGACATCCATTGGAGATGGACGTCCTGGAGCCGCTCCATGTCGGTGCGCTGGCCGCCGTTGAGCAGCCAGGCGGCCTGGAAGGTGGCGGTGCCCGCGCCGGAGTTGACGGGGGTGTCGCCGAATCGCTTCGCGCCGATGAGCAGCAGTTCGTGATTGCCCATCAGAGCCTTGCAGTAGCCACCGGAGGCGGCCGCTTCGGCGGAGAGGCGCATGACGAGGTCGATGACGCCGATGCCGTCGGGGCCCCGGTCGGTGAAGTCGCCGAGGAACCAGAGGCGGGCGTTGCCCGCCGCCCAGCGGCCCTCCCCGTCGATGAGGCCCTGTTCGGCGAGAGCGGCGACCAGTTCGTCTAGGTAGCCGTGGACGTCGCCGACGGCGTAGAGCGGGCCGAGGGCGTCGGTCGCGGGGATGTCGACGGGGTCCACGTGAACCTGGACGGTGTCCCCCCGGTTGATCACCGGGAGGTCGCGTTCGGTGGGCGTGTAGCCCTCCGGTGGCTCGTCGGCCGGGATCGCGTTGCCGGGGTGCCCGGACGGGCCGTCCGCCACCACGGCGACGGGCGGCGGTACCGGCTGCCGCGGCTGTGCCGGCGGCCCCGGCTCTCCGGACTGCACGGGCACCTGCGCGTACGGCGGTACGCGGAAGTCGCGCAACGTCGCCGTCCGCACCGCGGGTCCCTGGCCGGCCCCCTGTGTCATCGACCCCTCCACCACCGTCGCGCCGCCGTACACCTCTAGGGCCCGCCCGGCCGGGATGGGGATGAGCCCATCGACGATAGGGGAAAGTCCGTGGTGTCGTGCGCCCATCATAGGAACGCCGCTGGTCCTGTGGGACGCACCAGGGGTGGTGAATCCGGTCGGACCTCCGGATCGGCGACGATTTTCGCGCCGATCGCCCCAAATGCGAAAGGTCTGGTCCTCCGGCCGACTCCCGGGAGTCTACGGCCGTCCCGCCCCGGACTGTTGCCGGGACACCGGTACACCGGAATCCGGACGCCCTCGCGGCGCCCTGACGGCCCTCAGTGGCCCGGGGGAGTCGGCCCGGGGTTTACCGCCCCGGGCCTCCGGGCTCCCCGGGCGCCCGGCCGTACGCGGTCAGTCGCCCGCGGGGGAGCGCGGCGGACTGACCGTGGTGCGCGGCGGACGCCGCTGCGAGGAGGTCCGGATGATCAGTTCGGTCGGTATCACCTGCTCGACCGGCCGGCCGGTGTCGATGCCTTCGATGGCGTCGATGAGGAGCTGGACGACGGCGGTGCCGATGCGGCGCGGTTTGAGCGAGAGGGTGGTGATGGGCGGTTCGGTGGCGGCGTACACGGTGGACTCGCTGCAGCAGACCAGCAGCAGATCCTCGGGCACGCGCAGTCCGTACCGCCGGGCGGCGGCGAGCAGATCGGTGCCGTTGGGGTCGAACAGCCCGTAGACGGCGTCGGGGCGGTCGGGGCGGGCCAGCAGCCGGTCGG
It encodes the following:
- a CDS encoding metallophosphoesterase, with protein sequence MVEGSMTQGAGQGPAVRTATLRDFRVPPYAQVPVQSGEPGPPAQPRQPVPPPVAVVADGPSGHPGNAIPADEPPEGYTPTERDLPVINRGDTVQVHVDPVDIPATDALGPLYAVGDVHGYLDELVAALAEQGLIDGEGRWAAGNARLWFLGDFTDRGPDGIGVIDLVMRLSAEAAASGGYCKALMGNHELLLIGAKRFGDTPVNSGAGTATFQAAWLLNGGQRTDMERLQDVHLQWMSRLDAIVEEDGHLLMHSDTTAYLDYGSTIDDVNDTVHQILTRNDADECWDLFRKLTKRFAFRDEGGPEAVRELLSQYGGQRVVHGHSPIPYLLGEVGTEDDADGEEDSGPVVEGPHVYAEGLAIAMDGGVTMAGKLLVEQLPLTG